One genomic segment of Danio rerio strain Tuebingen ecotype United States chromosome 11, GRCz12tu, whole genome shotgun sequence includes these proteins:
- the si:dkey-246j7.1 gene encoding uncharacterized LOC729966 homolog precursor (The RefSeq protein has 4 substitutions compared to this genomic sequence): MIFSLIILLLCSVTASGETEQLSSQTVQPPDNMTDSGDASDESQTTTAPLDVTNTETTTTTANTSLSTWLTQKSTVLTTSESTISALIFTEAELIEEVNSTTYNTALENRNGQDIAANPGLAAVLCIFSIVVAVVVVFVIVKAVRSRRPQFERLDDVSLGKISEDAPFARYPPK; encoded by the exons ATGATCTTCTCTTTAATTATTCTCCTGCTTTGTTCTGTCACTGCATCTGGAG AGACAGAACAGCTCAGCAGTCAAACAGTCCAGCCCCCCGACAACATGACAGACCCTGGAGATGCTTCTGATGAGTCTCAGACTACAACAGCACCACTGGATGGCACCAACACTGAAACAACTACAACTACTGCCAACACTTCATTATCTATTTGGCTCACTCAGAAATCTACTGAACTGACAACGTCAGAATCCACGATCAGCGCTCTCATCTTTACTGAAGCAGAACTTATAGAGGAAGTAAACAGCACAACCTACAACACAG CTCTAGAAAACCGAAATGGACAAGATATAGCAGCAAATCCAGGCCTCGCTGCAGTGCTTTGTATTTTCTCCATTGTGGTGGCTGTAGTTGTAGTGTTTGTGATAGTGAAGGCTGTTCGCTCCAGGAGGCCACAGTTTGAGAGGCTTGACGATGTATCATTG GGCAAGATAAGTGAGGATGCACCATTTGCCCGCTACCCTCCAAAATGA